One Salvelinus sp. IW2-2015 unplaced genomic scaffold, ASM291031v2 Un_scaffold16467, whole genome shotgun sequence DNA segment encodes these proteins:
- the LOC112080736 gene encoding SH3 domain-binding glutamic acid-rich protein isoform X15 — MVIKVFLASSSGSTAIKKKQQDVLGFLEALKVDYAPLDIACNEDNRMWMRENVPVEKKPTNGIPLPPQIFNEESYCGDYETFFDAKEDNAVYAFLGLPPPPGSKEAKEAFILENGPVENGTVLNGTDDAEDEENLEAEEENLDDDTLKREVPMEECNGDEHTEEVGGETGEEAAEEAAEEKVAEEKEAVEDTEESLEDTKAPVKEEEAQEEVDDEEAKGEDDQPVSEEEEELRQLEEEEEAPEEEEDE, encoded by the exons ATGGTTATAAAAGTATTTCTAGCTTCTTCATCAGGATCGACAGCG ATCAAAAAGAAGCAACAGGATGTGCTTGGGTTCCTGGAGGCCCTGAAAGTGGACTACGCTCCATTGGACATTGCCTGCAATGAGGACAACCGCATGTGGATGAGGGAAAATGTCCCTGTGGAGAAAAAGCCCACCAACGGGATCCCCCTACCCCCTCAGATCTTCAACGAAGAGAGCTACTGTGGG GACTATGAGACATTCTTTGACGCCAAAGAAGACAATGCGGTGTATGCCTTCCTGGGTCTGCCACCTCCTCCAGGTTCCAAG GAAGCGAAAGAGGCATTTATCCTTGAAAATGGGCCTGTTGAGAATGGAACCGTTTTAAACGGAACTGATGATGCTGAGGATGAAGAGAACCTTGAAGCTGAGGAGGAGAACCTTGATGATGACACACTA AAAAGAGAGGTTCCGATGGAGGAGTGCAATGGAGATGAACACAcagaggaggtgggaggagaaacaggagaggaagCAGCAGAAGAGGCCGCAGAAGAGAAGGTggcagaggagaaggaggcagtCGAAGACACAGAGGAATCCTTAGAGGATACT AAGGCCCCCGTGAAGGAGGAAGAAGCCCAG GAAGAAGTAGATGATGAAGAGGCTAAG GGAGAAGACGATCAGCCGGTTTCTGAG GAGGAAGAAGAGCTGCGACAGCTTGAG GAAGAAGAAGAGGCCCCAGAG gaagaagaggatgagtag
- the LOC112080736 gene encoding SH3 domain-binding glutamic acid-rich protein isoform X8 has translation MVIKVFLASSSGSTAIKKKQQDVLGFLEALKVDYAPLDIACNEDNRMWMRENVPVEKKPTNGIPLPPQIFNEESYCGDYETFFDAKEDNAVYAFLGLPPPPGSKEAKEAFILENGPVENGTVLNGTDDAEDEENLEAEEENLDDDTLKREVPMEECNGDEHTEEVGGETGEEAAEEAAEEKVAEEKEAVEDTEESLEDTKAPVKEEEAQEEVDDEEAKGEDDQPVSEEEEELRQLEEEEEAPEVTEQEEEDE, from the exons ATGGTTATAAAAGTATTTCTAGCTTCTTCATCAGGATCGACAGCG ATCAAAAAGAAGCAACAGGATGTGCTTGGGTTCCTGGAGGCCCTGAAAGTGGACTACGCTCCATTGGACATTGCCTGCAATGAGGACAACCGCATGTGGATGAGGGAAAATGTCCCTGTGGAGAAAAAGCCCACCAACGGGATCCCCCTACCCCCTCAGATCTTCAACGAAGAGAGCTACTGTGGG GACTATGAGACATTCTTTGACGCCAAAGAAGACAATGCGGTGTATGCCTTCCTGGGTCTGCCACCTCCTCCAGGTTCCAAG GAAGCGAAAGAGGCATTTATCCTTGAAAATGGGCCTGTTGAGAATGGAACCGTTTTAAACGGAACTGATGATGCTGAGGATGAAGAGAACCTTGAAGCTGAGGAGGAGAACCTTGATGATGACACACTA AAAAGAGAGGTTCCGATGGAGGAGTGCAATGGAGATGAACACAcagaggaggtgggaggagaaacaggagaggaagCAGCAGAAGAGGCCGCAGAAGAGAAGGTggcagaggagaaggaggcagtCGAAGACACAGAGGAATCCTTAGAGGATACT AAGGCCCCCGTGAAGGAGGAAGAAGCCCAG GAAGAAGTAGATGATGAAGAGGCTAAG GGAGAAGACGATCAGCCGGTTTCTGAG GAGGAAGAAGAGCTGCGACAGCTTGAG GAAGAAGAAGAGGCCCCAGAGGTAACAGAG caggaagaagaggatgagtag
- the LOC112080736 gene encoding SH3 domain-binding glutamic acid-rich protein isoform X1 yields the protein MVIKVFLASSSGSTAIKKKQQDVLGFLEALKVDYAPLDIACNEDNRMWMRENVPVEKKPTNGIPLPPQIFNEESYCGDYETFFDAKEDNAVYAFLGLPPPPGSKEAKEAFILENGPVENGTVLNGTDDAEDEENLEAEEENLDDDTLKREVPMEECNGDEHTEEVGGETGEEAAEEAAEEKVAEEKEAVEDTEESLEDTKAPVKEEEAQEEVDDEEAKGEDDQPVSEEEEELRQLEEEEEAPEVTEEEEEEVTEESEQEEEDE from the exons ATGGTTATAAAAGTATTTCTAGCTTCTTCATCAGGATCGACAGCG ATCAAAAAGAAGCAACAGGATGTGCTTGGGTTCCTGGAGGCCCTGAAAGTGGACTACGCTCCATTGGACATTGCCTGCAATGAGGACAACCGCATGTGGATGAGGGAAAATGTCCCTGTGGAGAAAAAGCCCACCAACGGGATCCCCCTACCCCCTCAGATCTTCAACGAAGAGAGCTACTGTGGG GACTATGAGACATTCTTTGACGCCAAAGAAGACAATGCGGTGTATGCCTTCCTGGGTCTGCCACCTCCTCCAGGTTCCAAG GAAGCGAAAGAGGCATTTATCCTTGAAAATGGGCCTGTTGAGAATGGAACCGTTTTAAACGGAACTGATGATGCTGAGGATGAAGAGAACCTTGAAGCTGAGGAGGAGAACCTTGATGATGACACACTA AAAAGAGAGGTTCCGATGGAGGAGTGCAATGGAGATGAACACAcagaggaggtgggaggagaaacaggagaggaagCAGCAGAAGAGGCCGCAGAAGAGAAGGTggcagaggagaaggaggcagtCGAAGACACAGAGGAATCCTTAGAGGATACT AAGGCCCCCGTGAAGGAGGAAGAAGCCCAG GAAGAAGTAGATGATGAAGAGGCTAAG GGAGAAGACGATCAGCCGGTTTCTGAG GAGGAAGAAGAGCTGCGACAGCTTGAG GAAGAAGAAGAGGCCCCAGAGGTAACAGAG gaggaagaagaagaagtgaCAGAGGAATCAGAG caggaagaagaggatgagtag
- the LOC112080736 gene encoding SH3 domain-binding glutamic acid-rich protein isoform X10, whose protein sequence is MVIKVFLASSSGSTAIKKKQQDVLGFLEALKVDYAPLDIACNEDNRMWMRENVPVEKKPTNGIPLPPQIFNEESYCGDYETFFDAKEDNAVYAFLGLPPPPGSKEAKEAFILENGPVENGTVLNGTDDAEDEENLEAEEENLDDDTLKREVPMEECNGDEHTEEVGGETGEEAAEEAAEEKVAEEKEAVEDTEESLEDTKAPVKEEEAQEEVDDEEAKGEDDQPVSEEEEELRQLEEEEEAPEVTEEEEDE, encoded by the exons ATGGTTATAAAAGTATTTCTAGCTTCTTCATCAGGATCGACAGCG ATCAAAAAGAAGCAACAGGATGTGCTTGGGTTCCTGGAGGCCCTGAAAGTGGACTACGCTCCATTGGACATTGCCTGCAATGAGGACAACCGCATGTGGATGAGGGAAAATGTCCCTGTGGAGAAAAAGCCCACCAACGGGATCCCCCTACCCCCTCAGATCTTCAACGAAGAGAGCTACTGTGGG GACTATGAGACATTCTTTGACGCCAAAGAAGACAATGCGGTGTATGCCTTCCTGGGTCTGCCACCTCCTCCAGGTTCCAAG GAAGCGAAAGAGGCATTTATCCTTGAAAATGGGCCTGTTGAGAATGGAACCGTTTTAAACGGAACTGATGATGCTGAGGATGAAGAGAACCTTGAAGCTGAGGAGGAGAACCTTGATGATGACACACTA AAAAGAGAGGTTCCGATGGAGGAGTGCAATGGAGATGAACACAcagaggaggtgggaggagaaacaggagaggaagCAGCAGAAGAGGCCGCAGAAGAGAAGGTggcagaggagaaggaggcagtCGAAGACACAGAGGAATCCTTAGAGGATACT AAGGCCCCCGTGAAGGAGGAAGAAGCCCAG GAAGAAGTAGATGATGAAGAGGCTAAG GGAGAAGACGATCAGCCGGTTTCTGAG GAGGAAGAAGAGCTGCGACAGCTTGAG GAAGAAGAAGAGGCCCCAGAGGTAACAGAG gaagaagaggatgagtag
- the LOC112080736 gene encoding SH3 domain-binding glutamic acid-rich protein isoform X13, translating to MVIKVFLASSSGSTAIKKKQQDVLGFLEALKVDYAPLDIACNEDNRMWMRENVPVEKKPTNGIPLPPQIFNEESYCGDYETFFDAKEDNAVYAFLGLPPPPGSKEAKEAFILENGPVENGTVLNGTDDAEDEENLEAEEENLDDDTLKREVPMEECNGDEHTEEVGGETGEEAAEEAAEEKVAEEKEAVEDTEESLEDTKAPVKEEEAQEEVDDEEAKGEDDQPVSEEEEEAPEEEEEEVTEESEEEEDE from the exons ATGGTTATAAAAGTATTTCTAGCTTCTTCATCAGGATCGACAGCG ATCAAAAAGAAGCAACAGGATGTGCTTGGGTTCCTGGAGGCCCTGAAAGTGGACTACGCTCCATTGGACATTGCCTGCAATGAGGACAACCGCATGTGGATGAGGGAAAATGTCCCTGTGGAGAAAAAGCCCACCAACGGGATCCCCCTACCCCCTCAGATCTTCAACGAAGAGAGCTACTGTGGG GACTATGAGACATTCTTTGACGCCAAAGAAGACAATGCGGTGTATGCCTTCCTGGGTCTGCCACCTCCTCCAGGTTCCAAG GAAGCGAAAGAGGCATTTATCCTTGAAAATGGGCCTGTTGAGAATGGAACCGTTTTAAACGGAACTGATGATGCTGAGGATGAAGAGAACCTTGAAGCTGAGGAGGAGAACCTTGATGATGACACACTA AAAAGAGAGGTTCCGATGGAGGAGTGCAATGGAGATGAACACAcagaggaggtgggaggagaaacaggagaggaagCAGCAGAAGAGGCCGCAGAAGAGAAGGTggcagaggagaaggaggcagtCGAAGACACAGAGGAATCCTTAGAGGATACT AAGGCCCCCGTGAAGGAGGAAGAAGCCCAG GAAGAAGTAGATGATGAAGAGGCTAAG GGAGAAGACGATCAGCCGGTTTCTGAG GAAGAAGAAGAGGCCCCAGAG gaggaagaagaagaagtgaCAGAGGAATCAGAG gaagaagaggatgagtag
- the LOC112080736 gene encoding SH3 domain-binding glutamic acid-rich protein isoform X4, with product MVIKVFLASSSGSTAIKKKQQDVLGFLEALKVDYAPLDIACNEDNRMWMRENVPVEKKPTNGIPLPPQIFNEESYCGDYETFFDAKEDNAVYAFLGLPPPPGSKEAKEAFILENGPVENGTVLNGTDDAEDEENLEAEEENLDDDTLKREVPMEECNGDEHTEEVGGETGEEAAEEAAEEKVAEEKEAVEDTEESLEDTKAPVKEEEAQEEVDDEEAKEEEELRQLEEEEEAPEVTEEEEEEVTEESEQEEEDE from the exons ATGGTTATAAAAGTATTTCTAGCTTCTTCATCAGGATCGACAGCG ATCAAAAAGAAGCAACAGGATGTGCTTGGGTTCCTGGAGGCCCTGAAAGTGGACTACGCTCCATTGGACATTGCCTGCAATGAGGACAACCGCATGTGGATGAGGGAAAATGTCCCTGTGGAGAAAAAGCCCACCAACGGGATCCCCCTACCCCCTCAGATCTTCAACGAAGAGAGCTACTGTGGG GACTATGAGACATTCTTTGACGCCAAAGAAGACAATGCGGTGTATGCCTTCCTGGGTCTGCCACCTCCTCCAGGTTCCAAG GAAGCGAAAGAGGCATTTATCCTTGAAAATGGGCCTGTTGAGAATGGAACCGTTTTAAACGGAACTGATGATGCTGAGGATGAAGAGAACCTTGAAGCTGAGGAGGAGAACCTTGATGATGACACACTA AAAAGAGAGGTTCCGATGGAGGAGTGCAATGGAGATGAACACAcagaggaggtgggaggagaaacaggagaggaagCAGCAGAAGAGGCCGCAGAAGAGAAGGTggcagaggagaaggaggcagtCGAAGACACAGAGGAATCCTTAGAGGATACT AAGGCCCCCGTGAAGGAGGAAGAAGCCCAG GAAGAAGTAGATGATGAAGAGGCTAAG GAGGAAGAAGAGCTGCGACAGCTTGAG GAAGAAGAAGAGGCCCCAGAGGTAACAGAG gaggaagaagaagaagtgaCAGAGGAATCAGAG caggaagaagaggatgagtag
- the LOC112080736 gene encoding SH3 domain-binding glutamic acid-rich protein isoform X14 — translation MVIKVFLASSSGSTAIKKKQQDVLGFLEALKVDYAPLDIACNEDNRMWMRENVPVEKKPTNGIPLPPQIFNEESYCGDYETFFDAKEDNAVYAFLGLPPPPGSKEAKEAFILENGPVENGTVLNGTDDAEDEENLEAEEENLDDDTLKREVPMEECNGDEHTEEVGGETGEEAAEEAAEEKVAEEKEAVEDTEESLEDTKAPVKEEEAQEEVDDEEAKGEDDQPVSEEEEELRQLEEEEEAPEQEEEDE, via the exons ATGGTTATAAAAGTATTTCTAGCTTCTTCATCAGGATCGACAGCG ATCAAAAAGAAGCAACAGGATGTGCTTGGGTTCCTGGAGGCCCTGAAAGTGGACTACGCTCCATTGGACATTGCCTGCAATGAGGACAACCGCATGTGGATGAGGGAAAATGTCCCTGTGGAGAAAAAGCCCACCAACGGGATCCCCCTACCCCCTCAGATCTTCAACGAAGAGAGCTACTGTGGG GACTATGAGACATTCTTTGACGCCAAAGAAGACAATGCGGTGTATGCCTTCCTGGGTCTGCCACCTCCTCCAGGTTCCAAG GAAGCGAAAGAGGCATTTATCCTTGAAAATGGGCCTGTTGAGAATGGAACCGTTTTAAACGGAACTGATGATGCTGAGGATGAAGAGAACCTTGAAGCTGAGGAGGAGAACCTTGATGATGACACACTA AAAAGAGAGGTTCCGATGGAGGAGTGCAATGGAGATGAACACAcagaggaggtgggaggagaaacaggagaggaagCAGCAGAAGAGGCCGCAGAAGAGAAGGTggcagaggagaaggaggcagtCGAAGACACAGAGGAATCCTTAGAGGATACT AAGGCCCCCGTGAAGGAGGAAGAAGCCCAG GAAGAAGTAGATGATGAAGAGGCTAAG GGAGAAGACGATCAGCCGGTTTCTGAG GAGGAAGAAGAGCTGCGACAGCTTGAG GAAGAAGAAGAGGCCCCAGAG caggaagaagaggatgagtag
- the LOC112080736 gene encoding SH3 domain-binding glutamic acid-rich protein isoform X5 — protein MVIKVFLASSSGSTAIKKKQQDVLGFLEALKVDYAPLDIACNEDNRMWMRENVPVEKKPTNGIPLPPQIFNEESYCGDYETFFDAKEDNAVYAFLGLPPPPGSKEAKEAFILENGPVENGTVLNGTDDAEDEENLEAEEENLDDDTLKREVPMEECNGDEHTEEVGGETGEEAAEEAAEEKVAEEKEAVEDTEESLEDTKAPVKEEEAQEEVDDEEAKGEDDQPVSEEEEELRQLEEEEEEVTEESEQEEEDE, from the exons ATGGTTATAAAAGTATTTCTAGCTTCTTCATCAGGATCGACAGCG ATCAAAAAGAAGCAACAGGATGTGCTTGGGTTCCTGGAGGCCCTGAAAGTGGACTACGCTCCATTGGACATTGCCTGCAATGAGGACAACCGCATGTGGATGAGGGAAAATGTCCCTGTGGAGAAAAAGCCCACCAACGGGATCCCCCTACCCCCTCAGATCTTCAACGAAGAGAGCTACTGTGGG GACTATGAGACATTCTTTGACGCCAAAGAAGACAATGCGGTGTATGCCTTCCTGGGTCTGCCACCTCCTCCAGGTTCCAAG GAAGCGAAAGAGGCATTTATCCTTGAAAATGGGCCTGTTGAGAATGGAACCGTTTTAAACGGAACTGATGATGCTGAGGATGAAGAGAACCTTGAAGCTGAGGAGGAGAACCTTGATGATGACACACTA AAAAGAGAGGTTCCGATGGAGGAGTGCAATGGAGATGAACACAcagaggaggtgggaggagaaacaggagaggaagCAGCAGAAGAGGCCGCAGAAGAGAAGGTggcagaggagaaggaggcagtCGAAGACACAGAGGAATCCTTAGAGGATACT AAGGCCCCCGTGAAGGAGGAAGAAGCCCAG GAAGAAGTAGATGATGAAGAGGCTAAG GGAGAAGACGATCAGCCGGTTTCTGAG GAGGAAGAAGAGCTGCGACAGCTTGAG gaggaagaagaagaagtgaCAGAGGAATCAGAG caggaagaagaggatgagtag
- the LOC112080736 gene encoding SH3 domain-binding glutamic acid-rich protein isoform X3, with translation MVIKVFLASSSGSTAIKKKQQDVLGFLEALKVDYAPLDIACNEDNRMWMRENVPVEKKPTNGIPLPPQIFNEESYCGDYETFFDAKEDNAVYAFLGLPPPPGSKEAKEAFILENGPVENGTVLNGTDDAEDEENLEAEEENLDDDTLKREVPMEECNGDEHTEEVGGETGEEAAEEAAEEKVAEEKEAVEDTEESLEDTKAPVKEEEAQEEVDDEEAKGEDDQPVSEEEEEAPEVTEEEEEEVTEESEQEEEDE, from the exons ATGGTTATAAAAGTATTTCTAGCTTCTTCATCAGGATCGACAGCG ATCAAAAAGAAGCAACAGGATGTGCTTGGGTTCCTGGAGGCCCTGAAAGTGGACTACGCTCCATTGGACATTGCCTGCAATGAGGACAACCGCATGTGGATGAGGGAAAATGTCCCTGTGGAGAAAAAGCCCACCAACGGGATCCCCCTACCCCCTCAGATCTTCAACGAAGAGAGCTACTGTGGG GACTATGAGACATTCTTTGACGCCAAAGAAGACAATGCGGTGTATGCCTTCCTGGGTCTGCCACCTCCTCCAGGTTCCAAG GAAGCGAAAGAGGCATTTATCCTTGAAAATGGGCCTGTTGAGAATGGAACCGTTTTAAACGGAACTGATGATGCTGAGGATGAAGAGAACCTTGAAGCTGAGGAGGAGAACCTTGATGATGACACACTA AAAAGAGAGGTTCCGATGGAGGAGTGCAATGGAGATGAACACAcagaggaggtgggaggagaaacaggagaggaagCAGCAGAAGAGGCCGCAGAAGAGAAGGTggcagaggagaaggaggcagtCGAAGACACAGAGGAATCCTTAGAGGATACT AAGGCCCCCGTGAAGGAGGAAGAAGCCCAG GAAGAAGTAGATGATGAAGAGGCTAAG GGAGAAGACGATCAGCCGGTTTCTGAG GAAGAAGAAGAGGCCCCAGAGGTAACAGAG gaggaagaagaagaagtgaCAGAGGAATCAGAG caggaagaagaggatgagtag
- the LOC112080736 gene encoding adapter SH3BGRL isoform X46, with translation MVIKVFLASSSGSTAIKKKQQDVLGFLEALKVDYAPLDIACNEDNRMWMRENVPVEKKPTNGIPLPPQIFNEESYCGDYETFFDAKEDNAVYAFLGLPPPPGSKKAPVKEEEAQEEVDDEEAKGEDDQPVSEQEEEDE, from the exons ATGGTTATAAAAGTATTTCTAGCTTCTTCATCAGGATCGACAGCG ATCAAAAAGAAGCAACAGGATGTGCTTGGGTTCCTGGAGGCCCTGAAAGTGGACTACGCTCCATTGGACATTGCCTGCAATGAGGACAACCGCATGTGGATGAGGGAAAATGTCCCTGTGGAGAAAAAGCCCACCAACGGGATCCCCCTACCCCCTCAGATCTTCAACGAAGAGAGCTACTGTGGG GACTATGAGACATTCTTTGACGCCAAAGAAGACAATGCGGTGTATGCCTTCCTGGGTCTGCCACCTCCTCCAGGTTCCAAG AAGGCCCCCGTGAAGGAGGAAGAAGCCCAG GAAGAAGTAGATGATGAAGAGGCTAAG GGAGAAGACGATCAGCCGGTTTCTGAG caggaagaagaggatgagtag
- the LOC112080736 gene encoding adapter SH3BGRL isoform X47 translates to MVIKVFLASSSGSTAIKKKQQDVLGFLEALKVDYAPLDIACNEDNRMWMRENVPVEKKPTNGIPLPPQIFNEESYCGDYETFFDAKEDNAVYAFLGLPPPPGSKKAPVKEEEAQEEVDDEEAKQEEEDE, encoded by the exons ATGGTTATAAAAGTATTTCTAGCTTCTTCATCAGGATCGACAGCG ATCAAAAAGAAGCAACAGGATGTGCTTGGGTTCCTGGAGGCCCTGAAAGTGGACTACGCTCCATTGGACATTGCCTGCAATGAGGACAACCGCATGTGGATGAGGGAAAATGTCCCTGTGGAGAAAAAGCCCACCAACGGGATCCCCCTACCCCCTCAGATCTTCAACGAAGAGAGCTACTGTGGG GACTATGAGACATTCTTTGACGCCAAAGAAGACAATGCGGTGTATGCCTTCCTGGGTCTGCCACCTCCTCCAGGTTCCAAG AAGGCCCCCGTGAAGGAGGAAGAAGCCCAG GAAGAAGTAGATGATGAAGAGGCTAAG caggaagaagaggatgagtag
- the LOC112080736 gene encoding SH3 domain-binding glutamic acid-rich protein isoform X21, giving the protein MVIKVFLASSSGSTAIKKKQQDVLGFLEALKVDYAPLDIACNEDNRMWMRENVPVEKKPTNGIPLPPQIFNEESYCGDYETFFDAKEDNAVYAFLGLPPPPGSKEAKEAFILENGPVENGTVLNGTDDAEDEENLEAEEENLDDDTLKREVPMEECNGDEHTEEVGGETGEEAAEEAAEEKVAEEKEAVEDTEESLEDTKAPVKEEEAQEEVDDEEAKGEDDQPVSEEEEELRQLEQEEEDE; this is encoded by the exons ATGGTTATAAAAGTATTTCTAGCTTCTTCATCAGGATCGACAGCG ATCAAAAAGAAGCAACAGGATGTGCTTGGGTTCCTGGAGGCCCTGAAAGTGGACTACGCTCCATTGGACATTGCCTGCAATGAGGACAACCGCATGTGGATGAGGGAAAATGTCCCTGTGGAGAAAAAGCCCACCAACGGGATCCCCCTACCCCCTCAGATCTTCAACGAAGAGAGCTACTGTGGG GACTATGAGACATTCTTTGACGCCAAAGAAGACAATGCGGTGTATGCCTTCCTGGGTCTGCCACCTCCTCCAGGTTCCAAG GAAGCGAAAGAGGCATTTATCCTTGAAAATGGGCCTGTTGAGAATGGAACCGTTTTAAACGGAACTGATGATGCTGAGGATGAAGAGAACCTTGAAGCTGAGGAGGAGAACCTTGATGATGACACACTA AAAAGAGAGGTTCCGATGGAGGAGTGCAATGGAGATGAACACAcagaggaggtgggaggagaaacaggagaggaagCAGCAGAAGAGGCCGCAGAAGAGAAGGTggcagaggagaaggaggcagtCGAAGACACAGAGGAATCCTTAGAGGATACT AAGGCCCCCGTGAAGGAGGAAGAAGCCCAG GAAGAAGTAGATGATGAAGAGGCTAAG GGAGAAGACGATCAGCCGGTTTCTGAG GAGGAAGAAGAGCTGCGACAGCTTGAG caggaagaagaggatgagtag
- the LOC112080736 gene encoding SH3 domain-binding glutamic acid-rich protein isoform X28, whose product MVIKVFLASSSGSTAIKKKQQDVLGFLEALKVDYAPLDIACNEDNRMWMRENVPVEKKPTNGIPLPPQIFNEESYCGDYETFFDAKEDNAVYAFLGLPPPPGSKEAKEAFILENGPVENGTVLNGTDDAEDEENLEAEEENLDDDTLKREVPMEECNGDEHTEEVGGETGEEAAEEAAEEKVAEEKEAVEDTEESLEDTKAPVKEEEAQEEVDDEEAKGEDDQPVSEQEEEDE is encoded by the exons ATGGTTATAAAAGTATTTCTAGCTTCTTCATCAGGATCGACAGCG ATCAAAAAGAAGCAACAGGATGTGCTTGGGTTCCTGGAGGCCCTGAAAGTGGACTACGCTCCATTGGACATTGCCTGCAATGAGGACAACCGCATGTGGATGAGGGAAAATGTCCCTGTGGAGAAAAAGCCCACCAACGGGATCCCCCTACCCCCTCAGATCTTCAACGAAGAGAGCTACTGTGGG GACTATGAGACATTCTTTGACGCCAAAGAAGACAATGCGGTGTATGCCTTCCTGGGTCTGCCACCTCCTCCAGGTTCCAAG GAAGCGAAAGAGGCATTTATCCTTGAAAATGGGCCTGTTGAGAATGGAACCGTTTTAAACGGAACTGATGATGCTGAGGATGAAGAGAACCTTGAAGCTGAGGAGGAGAACCTTGATGATGACACACTA AAAAGAGAGGTTCCGATGGAGGAGTGCAATGGAGATGAACACAcagaggaggtgggaggagaaacaggagaggaagCAGCAGAAGAGGCCGCAGAAGAGAAGGTggcagaggagaaggaggcagtCGAAGACACAGAGGAATCCTTAGAGGATACT AAGGCCCCCGTGAAGGAGGAAGAAGCCCAG GAAGAAGTAGATGATGAAGAGGCTAAG GGAGAAGACGATCAGCCGGTTTCTGAG caggaagaagaggatgagtag
- the LOC112080736 gene encoding SH3 domain-binding glutamic acid-rich protein isoform X32, translated as MVIKVFLASSSGSTAIKKKQQDVLGFLEALKVDYAPLDIACNEDNRMWMRENVPVEKKPTNGIPLPPQIFNEESYCGDYETFFDAKEDNAVYAFLGLPPPPGSKEAKEAFILENGPVENGTVLNGTDDAEDEENLEAEEENLDDDTLKREVPMEECNGDEHTEEVGGETGEEAAEEAAEEKVAEEKEAVEDTEESLEDTKAPVKEEEAQEEVDDEEAKQEEEDE; from the exons ATGGTTATAAAAGTATTTCTAGCTTCTTCATCAGGATCGACAGCG ATCAAAAAGAAGCAACAGGATGTGCTTGGGTTCCTGGAGGCCCTGAAAGTGGACTACGCTCCATTGGACATTGCCTGCAATGAGGACAACCGCATGTGGATGAGGGAAAATGTCCCTGTGGAGAAAAAGCCCACCAACGGGATCCCCCTACCCCCTCAGATCTTCAACGAAGAGAGCTACTGTGGG GACTATGAGACATTCTTTGACGCCAAAGAAGACAATGCGGTGTATGCCTTCCTGGGTCTGCCACCTCCTCCAGGTTCCAAG GAAGCGAAAGAGGCATTTATCCTTGAAAATGGGCCTGTTGAGAATGGAACCGTTTTAAACGGAACTGATGATGCTGAGGATGAAGAGAACCTTGAAGCTGAGGAGGAGAACCTTGATGATGACACACTA AAAAGAGAGGTTCCGATGGAGGAGTGCAATGGAGATGAACACAcagaggaggtgggaggagaaacaggagaggaagCAGCAGAAGAGGCCGCAGAAGAGAAGGTggcagaggagaaggaggcagtCGAAGACACAGAGGAATCCTTAGAGGATACT AAGGCCCCCGTGAAGGAGGAAGAAGCCCAG GAAGAAGTAGATGATGAAGAGGCTAAG caggaagaagaggatgagtag